In a genomic window of Chrysemys picta bellii isolate R12L10 chromosome 1, ASM1138683v2, whole genome shotgun sequence:
- the LOC101943456 gene encoding olfactory receptor 51I1-like, which translates to MVDFNSTNFQPATFQLAGFPGLEAAHHWISIPFCVFYVAAILGNCTILCIIWADRRLHQPMYLFLCMLSVNDLGVSLSTLPTVLSTFCFNVTDIAFDACLAQMFFIHSFSNMGSGILLAMSFDRFVAICDPLRYAAILTNPRIMRIGLAVVIRSFSVVLPLPILIKRLPFCRAEALSHAYCLHPDVMRLACADITVNNIYGLCAVLFVFGIDLLLIVISYILILKTIFSIASGGQRLKALNTCISHVCAVLIFYIPMITVSVIHRYGENAPPLVHILMSSVYLFMPPVINPIVYSIKTKEIRKSILKMFSR; encoded by the coding sequence ATGGTGGATTTCAATAGCACCAACTTCCAGCCCGCAACGTTCCAACTGGCCGGGTTCCCAGGCCTGGAAGCTGCTCACCACTGGATCTCGATCCCTTTCTGTGTGTTCTACGTCGCCGCCATTCTAGGGAATTGCACTATTCTCTGCATTATCTGGGCAGACCGGCGTCTCCACCAGCCCATGTATTTGTTCCTTTGCATGTTGTCGGTCAACGACCTCGGTGTCTCGCTGTCGACCCTGCCTAcggtgctcagcaccttctgcTTCAATGTCACAGACATAGCGTTCGACGCCTGCCTGGCCCAGATGTTTTTCATTCACTCCTTTTCCAACATGGGGTCAGGGATTTTACTGGCCATGTCGTTCGATCGCTTTGTCGCCATCTGCGACCCGCTGCGCTACGCGGCCATCTTGACCAACCCCAGGATCATGAGAATCGGGCTGGCTGTTGTGATTAGAAGCTTCAGTGTGGTTTTACCATTGCCCATTCTTATTAAACGCTTGCCTTTCTGCCGTGCCGAAGCCCTCTCCCACGCCTACTGTCTGCACCCGGATGTGATGAGGCTGGCGTGTGCGGACATCACAGTCAATAACATCTATGGCTTATGTGCTGTTCTCTTTGTCTTCGGAATAGACTTGCTGCTTATTGTCATCTCCTACATTCTGATTCTGAAGACCATCTTCAGTATCGCCTCTGGGGGGCAGCGTCTCAAGGCCCTGAACACCTGCATCTCCCATGTCTGCGCTGTCTTAATATTCTACATTCCAATGATCACAGTCTCTGTCATACACAGGTATGGCGAGAACGCTCCGCCGCTGGTCCACATTCTGATGTCCAGTGTCTACCTCTTCATGCCCCCTGTGATAAACCCCATCGTTTACAGTATAAAAACCAAAGAGATTCGAAAGAGCATCCTCAAAATGTTCTCTAGGTAA